A part of Capsicum annuum cultivar UCD-10X-F1 chromosome 6, UCD10Xv1.1, whole genome shotgun sequence genomic DNA contains:
- the LOC107873592 gene encoding LOW QUALITY PROTEIN: putative late blight resistance protein homolog R1A-3 (The sequence of the model RefSeq protein was modified relative to this genomic sequence to represent the inferred CDS: inserted 3 bases in 3 codons; substituted 1 base at 1 genomic stop codon), with the protein MEKQGEIEKRKANNFEVSFSALRKAVVNVLNFLDGLKNEDGQNATDKADQIEKLKFHLEFICTYVQLSHCDSEEFADEISDASRQEVENLLQQILDVVDNNVSCKYNMDHVLPSLMDNIDDCISSCYHSTSSATMTDEQLDFLLLNLHYLSKYLAEQIFSLETQYEILHKVCGNMKDFHGLIVNGYVEREIVEYVLPQFQLMAERVGLFLWDDLTSEDSKVFKLPHLLMKIIPIEVEVMQICYTNLKTSTSAEVGCFIKNLLEISLGILREYLIHLQXHMVNVIIATTPGARNIHVNIEFLLIILTDMPKDIIHHDKLFDLLARVGAHTTKVSTLVRDLEEKSRNEESTDETSCATRDLLENIELFKEDLKNDYLKAPDPSQCCFPMNDGPLFMHLLQIHLNDLLDSNAYSIALIKEEIGLVKQDVEFIKSFFTNIDQEFYKYLWARILDVAYEAKDVIDSIIVRDNGLIHXFFSLPLTIKKVKLIKEDVSNISEKIPKNKRLNVVNSPKKPVESKSLMGGKIIVGFKEETNWLIRKLTSGPASLDVISITGMPGSGKTTLAYKVYNDESVCSHFDLRAWCTVDQDYDKRKLLVELFNQVTGLDLKFSEEIDVVDKLRKQLYGKRYLIVLDDVXDTTTWDDLTRPFPEVEKGSRIILTTRQKEVAFHGRGNSDPLNLRLLSPEESWKLLEKRKFGEQSCPDELLDVGKEIAENCKVLPLVAGLIAGVIAGLEKKRAVWLEVRNNLNYFIFNSEVDVMKVIELSYDHLSHHMKPCFLYLASFPKDKAIQFDALEIYWRAEGLAEQTEVLQVYFDKLITSSLAIIFNEIGNRPTFQIHDLVHDFCLIKAREEKLFEQISSSDASACLDLMPRIVTINYDKEHFGPNNFILLDSKMERHSGQHLYSLYIMGDKMEDRLSDACHLRELRLLRLLHLDPSFVMVKDSLLNEIGMLNHLRFLNIGTEVKSLPSSFSNLKNLESLFVDNKGSTWVLLPNIWDLVKLRVLSMNACSFFDLDIDEPILIAGGSELMNLRVLWTLILSYSKEQXDIFEKFLSLQELSFVLKESWDYLTEPKELFFLEVDFESSNTNDSGPSVATNWSWDFHFPLNLKKLVLRDFPLTSDSLSTITRLPNLENFCLERKIKQGEEWNMGEEDTFVNLKYLALEEVTLAKWEFGEESFPVLEKLKLCECRKLTEIPPNFRDIGSLKIIQLVESPQLEDSALEIKQYVEDIMQRELEVLGPNNIPLFM; encoded by the exons ATGGAAAAACAAGGAGAAATAGAGAAAAGGAAAGCAAACAATTTTGAG GTGTCATTTTCTGCTCTTCGCAAGGCCGTTGTCAACGTTCTGAATTTCTTGGACGGGTTAAAGAATGAAGACGGTCAAAATGCTACTGACAAAGCCGATCAAATTGAAAAGCTGAAATTTCATCTGGAATTTATTTGTACATATGTCCAGCTTTCTCATTGTGATTCGGAAGAGTTTGCCGATGAAATTAGTGATGCTTCAAGACAAGAGGTTGAGAATCTGCTTCAACAAATTTTGGATGTTGTTGACAACAATGTCAGTTGTAAATACAACATGGATCATGTCCTTCCTAGCCTCATGGATAATATCGATGATTGTATCAGCTCGTGTTATCATTCTACATCAAGTGCCACCATGACTGACGAGCAGTTGGACTTCCTCCTCTTGAATCTCCATTATCTATCCAAGTACCTTGCTGAACAGATATTTTCATTAGAGACTCAGTATGAGATTCTTCATAAAGTGTGTGGCAACATGAAGGATTTTCATGGGTTGATAGTGAATGGTTACGTTGAGCGCGAGATTGTCGAATATGTCTTACCTCAGTTTCAACTCATGGCTGAGAGAGTTGGACTCTTCCTTTGGGATGATCTAACTAGTGAAGACTCTAAGGTCTTCAAGCTACCTCATCTACTCATGAAGATTATTCCAATTGAGGTGGAGGTGATGCAAATATGTTATACAAATTTGAAAACTTCAACTTCAGCAGAAGTTGGATGCTTCATTAAGAATCTCCTGGAAATCTCTCTGGGCATTCTTAGAGAGTATCTGATTCATCTAC GGCACATGGTAAATGTCATTATCGCTACAACTCCAGGGGCTCGAAACATTCATGTCAATATAGAGTTCCTTTTAATTATTCTTACGGATATGCCCAAGGACATTATTCATCATGACAAATTATTTGATCTTTTGGCACGTGTTGGAGCACATACCACAAAGGTATCAACTCTTGTTCGTGacttagaagaaaaatcaaggaaTGAAGAGAGTACCGATGAAACAAGTTGTGCGACTCGAGACTTGCTGGAAAATATTGAACTCTTCAAGGAAGATCTCAAAAATGATTATCTGAAAGCCCCAGACCCATCTCAATGTTGCTTCCCCATGAATGATGGACCGCTCTTCATGCATCTGCTACAAATACACTTGAATGATCTGCTAGATTCCAATGCTTATTCAATTGCATTGATAAAGGAAGAAATTGGGCTGGTGAAACAAGACGTAGAATTCATAAAATCTTTTTTCACAAACATTGATCAAgaattttataaatatctttgGGCACGTATTTTAGATGTGGCATATGAGGCAAAAGATGTCATTGATTCGATTATTGTTCGAGATAATGGTCTCATAC TTTTTTTCTCACTTCCCCTTACCATAAAAAAGGTCAAGCTTATCAAAGAAGATGTCTCCAATATATCCGAGAAGATTCCCAAGAACAAAAGACTCAATGTTGTAAACTCTCCCAAGAAGCCAGTTGAAAGCAAGTCATTGATGGGTGGTAAAATAATTGTAGGATTTAAGGAGGAGACAAACTGGTTAATTAGGAAGCTCACCAGTGGACCAGCAAGTCTAGATGTCATTTCAATCACTGGTATGCCCGGTTCAGGTAAAACTACCTTGGCGTACAAAGTATACAATGATGAATCAGTTTGTAGTCATTTCGACCTTCGTGCATGGTGCACAGTCGACCAAGATTATGACAAGAGGAAGTTGCTAGTGGAACTTTTTAATCAAGTTACTGGCTTGGATTTGAAGTTCAGCGAAGAAATTGATGTTGTCGATAAGCTGCGGAAACAATTGTATGGAAAGAGGTACCTAATTGTGTTAGATGATGTATAGGATACTACTACATGGGATGATTTAACAAGACCTTTCCCTGAAGTTGAGAAAGGAAGTAGAATTATTTTGACGACTCGACAAAAGGAAGTGGCTTTTCATGGAAGGGGCAATAGTGATCCTCTTAACCTTCGATTGCTAAGTCCAGAAGAAAGTTGGAAGTTATTAGAGAAAAGGAAATTTGGAGAACAGAGTTGCCCTGATGAACTATTGGATGTTGGAAAAGAAATAGCTGAAAATTGTAAGGTACTTCCTTTGGTGGCTGGTCTGATTGCTGGAGTCATTGCAGGTTTGGAAAAGAAAAGGGCTGTGTGGCTTGAAGTTCGAAATAATTtgaattactttatttttaacagtgaAGTGGATGTGATGAAGGTTATAGAATTAAGTTATGACCATTTATCTCATCACATGAAGCCCTGCTTTCTCTACCTTGCATCTTTTCCAAAGGACAAAGCAATTCAGTTTGATGCGTTGGAAATATATTGGCGCGCTGAAGGGCTTGCTGAACAGACGGAAGTACTGCAggtttattttgataaattaattaccAGTAGCTTGGCAATTATCTTCAATGAGATAGGTAATCGCCCGACTTTCCAAATTCATGATCTTGTGCACGACTTTTGTCTGATAAAAGCAAGAGAGGAAAAGTTGTTTGAGCAGATAAGTTCAAGTGATGCATCTGCTTGTTTAGATTTGATGCCACGTATAGTGACCATTAATTATGATAAGGAGCACTTTGGGCCTAACAATTTCATCCTGCTCGATTCAAAAATGGAAAGGCATTCTGGTCAACACCTCTATTCTTTGTACATAATGGGAGACAAGATGGAAGATCGTCTTTCTGATGCATGTCACCTAAGAGAATTGAGGCTTCTTAGACTGTTGCACCTGGATCCCTCTTTTGTGATGGTGAAAGATTCTTTGCTGAATGAAATAGGCATGTTGAATCATTTGAGGTTCTTAAACATTGGGACTGAAGTTAAATCTCTGCCTTCATCTTTCTCAAACCTCAAGAATTTGGAAAGCCTGTTTGTTGATAACAAAGGATCAACCTGGGTACTATTACCGAATATTTGGGATCTTGTAAAGTTGCGAGTGCTGTCCATGAATGCTTGTTCTTTCTTTGATTTGGATATAGATGAACCAATACTAATAGCTGGAGGCTCAGAGTTAATGAACTTGAGAGTATTATGGACACTCATTCTTTCCTATTCGAAAGAAC TGGATATTTTCGAAAAGTTTCTCAGTCTTCAAGAGCTTTCATTTGTTCTcaaggaatcatgggattattTAACAGAGCCTAAAGAACTATTTTTCCTCGAAGTAGATTTTGAAAGTTCAAACACAAATGACAGTGGGCCCTCCGTAGCGACAAATTGGTCGTGGGATTTTCACTTCccattgaatttgaaaaaattgGTGTTGCGTGACTTTCCTCTGACATCTGATTCACTATCAACAATAACGAGACTGCCCAACCTTGAAAACTTTTGCCTTGAGAGGAAAATTAAGCAAGGGGAAGAATGGAACATGGGGGAGGAAGACACCTTTGTGAATCTCAAATATTTGGCACTGGAAGAAGTGACTCTTGCTAAGTGGGAGTTTGGAGAGGAATCCTTTCCCGTGCTTGAGAAATTAAAACTGTGCGAATGTCGTAAGCTTACAGAGATTCCGCCTAATTTTAGGGATATTGGTTCATTGAAAATCATCCAACTTGTAGAGAGCCCCCAGCTTGAAGATTCAGCTCTGGAGATTAAACAATATGTTGAAGATATTATGCAACGGGAGCTTGAGGTCCTTGGCCCAAATAATATCCCATTATTTATGTAG